One part of the Flavobacterium johnsoniae UW101 genome encodes these proteins:
- the galA gene encoding beta-galactosidase GalA, which translates to MKIFYVKRIFLCILFLVSVLALAQNKSERELILIDNDWRFSFGHLYDTEKDFKHAEGYFSYLTKTGFGDGPAAKDFDDRAWRKLDLPHDWAVEQEFSESGSFSHGFKTSGKGFPEKSIGWYRKKITIPETDKGKIISIKFDGVFRNSKVFFNGYYLGTEQSGYNGFEYDVSAYVNYGGENTIVVRADASMEEGWFYEGAGIYRHVYLQKTNPIHVAANGTYITSEITNTTAEITAEVSIENKGNYKGSVEIIQTVFDASNQQIAGVSENVNAPEFYKTDKYTSKLQVNNPLLWDIDSPNLYRLVTQIKQNEKIIDNYETSFGIRTIKFDSEKGFFLNGKPVKLKGTNNHQDHAGIGTALPDEIQYYRIKKLKEMGSNAYRCSHHPPTPELLKACDELGMLVINETRLMGINDYHLNDLKRMMERDRNHPSIFCWSVGNEEWNIEGNIVGERVTNVMQDFAKSIDPTRPVTVGISSGFKSGISSVVEIMGYNYLGNGDIDAHRNQFKNQPGMGTEEGSTFATRGIYFTDDAKHYQSAYDRKPRPTFYSIEEGWKFYAERPYLAGMFIWTGFDYRGEPTPYGWPSVTSYFGMMDVCGFPKDNVFYLKSWWGTQPVLHIMPHWNWSGMEGKEMDVWVHSNCDEVQLFLNKKSLGKKKMELNSHLEWKVKYMPGTLEAIGYKNGKKVLTEIQKTTEKAQNIKLSIDKENIPNSKVLVVTAEVTDKNGLHIPTSNEEITFSIKGGKILGVGNGDPASLEKDQFIDAVSLVQITNFQEQKGLTADLPQEFQNYPENDWKTAFRDRDYKNQAPSYVYKGEFDLKNNSALNKVSFFYKKIGVEAVVFINGNKINPSSEDSQKYILDSSILKEGKNTIHIAATPLQKIKDWDVLNIDPGIIQVITPAESWKRKLFNGYAQIIIQKEESADEVVLSAFAKGLKTGILKK; encoded by the coding sequence ATGAAAATTTTTTACGTAAAAAGAATTTTTCTGTGTATCCTATTTTTGGTTTCCGTTCTGGCTTTGGCCCAAAACAAATCAGAAAGGGAATTGATATTGATTGATAACGACTGGCGTTTTTCATTTGGTCATTTATATGATACAGAAAAAGATTTTAAACATGCAGAAGGCTATTTTTCATATTTAACCAAAACCGGATTTGGCGACGGCCCGGCGGCAAAAGATTTTGATGACCGCGCGTGGCGAAAATTAGATCTGCCTCACGATTGGGCTGTTGAACAAGAGTTTAGTGAAAGCGGCAGTTTCAGCCACGGATTTAAAACGTCTGGAAAAGGTTTTCCGGAGAAAAGCATTGGTTGGTACCGAAAAAAAATCACTATTCCTGAAACCGATAAGGGCAAAATTATTTCAATAAAATTTGATGGTGTTTTTAGAAATTCGAAAGTTTTTTTTAACGGCTATTATCTGGGAACAGAACAAAGCGGATACAATGGTTTTGAATATGATGTATCAGCTTATGTAAATTATGGAGGCGAAAATACGATTGTAGTTCGTGCCGATGCTTCGATGGAAGAAGGCTGGTTTTATGAAGGAGCCGGAATTTACAGACATGTTTATCTGCAGAAAACAAACCCAATTCATGTTGCCGCAAACGGAACTTATATAACCTCAGAAATTACAAATACTACTGCCGAAATAACTGCCGAAGTTTCTATTGAAAACAAAGGAAATTATAAAGGTTCTGTTGAAATTATTCAGACTGTTTTTGATGCTTCAAACCAACAGATTGCAGGTGTATCTGAAAATGTAAATGCTCCGGAATTTTATAAAACAGACAAGTATACTTCAAAATTACAAGTAAATAACCCGCTTTTGTGGGATATTGATTCTCCAAATCTGTATCGTTTAGTAACTCAGATTAAGCAAAACGAAAAAATAATCGACAATTATGAAACGTCTTTTGGAATCAGAACCATTAAGTTTGATTCGGAAAAAGGATTTTTTTTAAACGGAAAACCTGTAAAATTAAAAGGAACCAACAATCATCAGGATCATGCGGGAATTGGAACAGCGCTTCCAGATGAAATTCAGTATTACCGAATTAAAAAGTTAAAAGAAATGGGTTCGAATGCGTATCGCTGTTCGCATCATCCGCCAACACCAGAACTGCTGAAAGCTTGTGATGAACTTGGAATGCTGGTAATTAATGAAACACGTTTAATGGGAATTAACGACTATCATTTGAATGATTTAAAACGAATGATGGAGCGCGACCGAAACCATCCGAGTATTTTTTGCTGGTCGGTTGGAAATGAAGAATGGAATATTGAAGGCAATATTGTGGGCGAACGCGTGACGAATGTAATGCAGGATTTTGCAAAAAGCATCGATCCGACAAGACCTGTAACTGTTGGAATCAGCAGCGGATTTAAAAGCGGCATTTCGTCTGTAGTAGAAATCATGGGGTATAATTATCTTGGTAACGGCGATATTGATGCGCATAGAAATCAGTTTAAAAACCAACCCGGAATGGGAACTGAAGAAGGTTCGACTTTTGCAACACGCGGTATTTATTTTACAGATGATGCCAAACATTACCAAAGTGCTTATGATCGCAAACCGCGTCCCACTTTTTACAGTATTGAAGAAGGCTGGAAGTTTTATGCCGAAAGACCGTATCTGGCCGGAATGTTTATTTGGACAGGTTTTGATTATCGCGGAGAACCAACTCCGTATGGCTGGCCTTCGGTAACTTCATATTTCGGAATGATGGATGTATGCGGTTTCCCAAAAGACAATGTGTTTTATTTAAAATCGTGGTGGGGAACGCAGCCAGTTCTGCATATTATGCCGCACTGGAACTGGAGCGGCATGGAAGGAAAAGAAATGGATGTATGGGTGCATTCGAATTGCGATGAAGTACAACTTTTTCTAAATAAGAAAAGTCTCGGCAAGAAGAAAATGGAGCTAAACAGCCATTTAGAATGGAAAGTAAAATATATGCCCGGAACTCTGGAAGCCATTGGATACAAAAACGGCAAAAAAGTATTAACAGAAATCCAGAAAACGACCGAAAAGGCTCAAAACATAAAACTATCTATAGATAAAGAAAACATTCCAAATTCTAAAGTTTTGGTTGTAACGGCAGAAGTTACCGATAAAAACGGATTGCATATTCCAACTTCAAATGAGGAAATTACCTTTTCTATAAAAGGAGGAAAGATTTTAGGAGTAGGAAACGGCGACCCGGCTTCTTTAGAAAAAGACCAGTTTATCGATGCTGTTTCGTTAGTTCAAATAACGAATTTTCAGGAGCAAAAAGGATTGACGGCTGATTTGCCTCAGGAATTTCAAAATTATCCTGAAAATGATTGGAAAACAGCCTTTAGAGACCGTGATTATAAAAATCAGGCACCGTCTTATGTTTATAAAGGAGAATTTGACTTAAAAAATAATTCAGCTTTAAATAAGGTGAGCTTCTTTTATAAAAAAATAGGAGTGGAGGCAGTAGTTTTCATCAACGGAAATAAAATAAATCCAAGTTCAGAAGATTCTCAAAAATATATTTTAGACTCCAGTATTTTAAAAGAAGGAAAAAACACGATTCATATTGCAGCAACGCCTTTGCAAAAAATAAAAGACTGGGACGTGCTGAATATAGATCCCGGAATTATACAAGTTATAACACCCGCAGAATCCTGGAAAAGAAAACTTTTTAATGGTTATGCGCAAATCATAATTCAAAAAGAAGAAAGTGCAGATGAAGTTGTTTTATCGGCTTTCGCCAAAGGATTAAAAACAGGAATTTTGAAGAAATAG
- a CDS encoding lysozyme inhibitor LprI family protein, translating into MMQKSILLVFVLASMYCNSQTLETVYKMKSDYQKCLNKGQNMRNCALEYYNQSDSLLNVSYKNLKSKISSKEQSKLKKEQLEWLKKRDQFFQKVYSDTKKEGNFIEGTQDFEMIIYDEQAKFVFGRVKELINKG; encoded by the coding sequence ATGATGCAAAAATCAATCTTATTAGTGTTTGTTTTGGCTTCAATGTACTGTAATTCACAAACACTTGAAACGGTTTATAAAATGAAATCCGATTATCAAAAATGTTTGAATAAAGGTCAAAATATGCGTAACTGCGCCCTAGAGTATTACAATCAGTCAGATAGTCTGCTAAATGTGTCTTATAAAAATCTTAAGTCTAAGATAAGTTCAAAAGAACAATCTAAATTAAAGAAAGAACAATTAGAATGGCTCAAAAAACGAGATCAATTCTTTCAGAAAGTATATTCAGATACAAAAAAGGAAGGAAATTTTATTGAAGGAACACAAGACTTTGAAATGATCATTTATGATGAACAGGCAAAATTTGTGTTTGGAAGAGTAAAAGAACTTATAAATAAAGGGTAA
- a CDS encoding NADH:flavin oxidoreductase has protein sequence MSTNNLFSPFNLKTLNLKNRIVMAPMTRSFSPNGVPTDDVAAYYQKRAEGEVGLILSEGTVIDRKSSSNDANVPHFYGDLALNGWKKVIDEVHAAGGKMGPQIWHMGIMDNHHSGWVPPVPFEGPSGLNRPDFRNGIAMSEKDIEDTILAFGKAAADAKRLGFDTIEIHGAHGYLIDQFFRAETNLREDIYGGKTLPERNRFAIEVIKEIRKQVGNDFAVIMRFSQFKPSDYNYKLAKNPQELEAWLTPLVDAGVDIIHASQRRFWEPEFEGSDLNFAGWAKKVTGAPTITVGSVGLSGDFFGAFAGESSEPTSLDELNRRFDRGDFDLVAVGRPLLSDPNWVAKIKAGKTDQLKGFSKEALGALVLE, from the coding sequence ATGAGCACAAACAACCTGTTTTCTCCGTTTAACCTAAAAACGTTAAACTTAAAAAACCGAATCGTAATGGCGCCTATGACGCGCTCATTTTCTCCAAACGGAGTTCCAACTGATGATGTAGCAGCTTACTACCAAAAAAGAGCTGAAGGTGAAGTTGGTTTAATATTATCTGAAGGAACTGTTATCGACAGAAAATCATCATCTAATGATGCAAATGTTCCTCATTTTTATGGCGATCTAGCTTTAAACGGCTGGAAAAAAGTTATTGACGAAGTTCATGCCGCCGGCGGAAAAATGGGCCCGCAGATCTGGCATATGGGAATTATGGACAACCATCATTCCGGCTGGGTTCCTCCTGTTCCATTTGAAGGTCCGTCTGGATTAAACCGTCCTGATTTTAGAAACGGAATTGCAATGTCTGAAAAAGATATTGAAGACACGATTCTTGCTTTTGGTAAAGCTGCTGCCGATGCTAAAAGACTTGGTTTTGATACTATCGAAATTCACGGTGCGCACGGTTATTTAATTGATCAGTTTTTTAGAGCCGAAACGAATTTACGTGAAGACATTTATGGCGGAAAAACACTGCCGGAACGTAATCGTTTTGCTATTGAGGTTATAAAAGAAATCAGAAAACAAGTAGGAAATGATTTTGCTGTAATCATGCGTTTTTCTCAATTTAAACCTTCTGATTACAATTATAAACTGGCTAAAAATCCGCAGGAATTAGAAGCTTGGCTTACTCCTCTTGTTGATGCCGGAGTTGATATTATTCACGCTTCGCAGCGTCGTTTCTGGGAACCTGAATTTGAAGGATCTGATTTAAACTTTGCGGGATGGGCTAAAAAAGTAACCGGAGCGCCAACTATTACAGTAGGTTCTGTTGGTCTATCTGGTGATTTCTTTGGTGCTTTTGCCGGAGAAAGTTCTGAGCCGACTTCTTTAGATGAATTAAACAGACGTTTCGACAGAGGCGATTTTGATTTAGTTGCCGTAGGAAGACCTCTTTTATCTGATCCTAACTGGGTTGCTAAAATTAAAGCAGGAAAAACAGATCAGTTAAAAGGTTTCAGTAAAGAAGCTTTAGGAGCTTTAGTTTTAGAATAA
- a CDS encoding TlpA family protein disulfide reductase: MKKTLLVLGFLCCVITSSKAQVVGTDIGDIAPEIDLPDTKGNNEVLSSLRGSLTLIDFWASWCGPCIKEQPLLQKLYAAYPDKFSIYSVSMDTKKPLWLAAIAKGKLPWIQVSDLKYWKSPVVGDYMLQSVPLNFLVDKNGIIIAKNIHGKELEDKVNSLLAIQ; encoded by the coding sequence ATGAAAAAAACATTACTTGTTTTAGGATTTTTATGTTGTGTAATTACCAGTTCAAAAGCGCAGGTAGTAGGTACTGACATTGGTGATATTGCGCCAGAAATTGATCTCCCTGATACAAAAGGAAACAACGAGGTGCTTTCGTCTTTAAGAGGTTCTTTGACTTTGATCGATTTTTGGGCTTCATGGTGCGGACCATGTATTAAAGAACAGCCTTTACTGCAAAAATTATATGCAGCTTATCCTGATAAATTTTCTATTTACAGCGTTTCTATGGATACTAAAAAGCCTTTGTGGTTAGCTGCAATTGCCAAAGGAAAATTACCGTGGATACAAGTAAGTGATTTAAAATACTGGAAGTCTCCGGTTGTAGGTGATTATATGCTTCAATCTGTTCCGTTGAATTTTTTAGTAGACAAAAACGGAATTATTATAGCTAAAAATATTCACGGAAAAGAGTTAGAAGATAAGGTTAATAGTCTGCTTGCAATACAATAA
- the tyrS gene encoding tyrosine--tRNA ligase, which produces METIQKLKENTAIFLPENGLEEKLNQAEKENRKLIIKLGFDPTAPDLHLGHAVVLKKLKQFQDLGHQIVILVGSFTARIGDPTGKNKSRKPLNVQEVQHNAETYIAQLSKIIDVEKAQIVFNSDWLDSLSFSEVIQIMSNVTVAQLMQRNDFNKRFTENTPIAMHELVYPILQGFDSVKINADIEMGGTDQLFNCTMGRQLQETFKKSPQIVMCMPLLRGLDGKEKMSKSLNNIIGLTDEPNEMFGKTMSIPDDLILEFLELTTDFSTKEKQEIKNRLKEENPMNIKKIIAKNIINQYHDEKKADKAEDFFVNQFQNKNFEEKSFVPVLISSLENKSDQMALIDLCAFIKNDITKSANRRLIESGAVQVNNLKITNPYELIELKKETKIKIGKRNFYELV; this is translated from the coding sequence ATGGAAACAATTCAAAAACTTAAAGAAAACACCGCAATCTTCTTACCGGAAAATGGTCTGGAAGAAAAATTAAATCAGGCTGAAAAAGAAAACAGAAAACTGATTATTAAACTGGGTTTTGATCCTACTGCTCCTGATTTGCATTTAGGACATGCCGTTGTATTAAAAAAATTAAAGCAATTTCAGGATTTAGGACACCAAATTGTGATTTTGGTGGGAAGTTTTACAGCCAGAATTGGCGATCCAACCGGAAAAAACAAAAGCAGAAAACCTCTAAATGTCCAAGAAGTACAGCACAATGCCGAAACTTATATTGCTCAATTATCAAAAATCATTGATGTAGAGAAAGCGCAGATTGTTTTTAATTCTGACTGGCTGGATTCACTTTCTTTTTCTGAAGTAATTCAGATCATGTCAAACGTAACGGTTGCGCAGCTCATGCAGCGAAATGATTTTAATAAACGTTTTACTGAAAATACACCTATTGCCATGCATGAATTAGTGTACCCAATTTTGCAGGGTTTTGATTCGGTTAAAATTAATGCCGATATTGAAATGGGCGGTACAGACCAGCTTTTTAATTGCACTATGGGAAGACAATTGCAGGAAACTTTTAAAAAATCTCCGCAAATTGTAATGTGCATGCCTTTATTAAGAGGATTGGACGGAAAGGAAAAAATGAGCAAATCGCTCAATAATATCATTGGTTTAACAGATGAACCTAATGAAATGTTTGGCAAAACAATGTCAATTCCTGATGATCTTATTTTGGAATTCTTAGAACTCACAACTGATTTTTCTACAAAAGAAAAACAGGAAATCAAAAATCGGTTGAAAGAAGAAAACCCAATGAACATCAAAAAAATAATTGCAAAAAATATCATCAATCAATACCATGATGAGAAAAAAGCAGATAAAGCAGAAGATTTTTTCGTAAATCAGTTTCAGAACAAAAACTTTGAGGAAAAATCGTTTGTTCCTGTTTTGATTTCTTCTTTAGAAAATAAATCTGATCAAATGGCTTTAATTGATCTTTGTGCTTTTATAAAAAATGACATTACAAAATCAGCAAACAGAAGACTGATCGAAAGCGGTGCTGTTCAAGTAAATAATTTAAAAATTACAAATCCGTACGAATTGATTGAGTTGAAAAAGGAAACCAAAATTAAAATTGGAAAACGAAATTTCTATGAATTGGTTTAG
- a CDS encoding DUF1349 domain-containing protein encodes MTRNAPLQDNTPVQGGLMAASPDGKGFEARFENFTVKTSSGPAKIRMA; translated from the coding sequence ATGACTAGAAATGCACCTTTACAAGATAATACACCTGTACAGGGTGGGTTAATGGCAGCATCGCCAGACGGAAAAGGTTTCGAAGCTAGATTCGAAAATTTCACTGTAAAAACATCTTCCGGACCAGCGAAGATCAGAATGGCTTAA
- a CDS encoding chromate resistance protein ChrB domain-containing protein, which produces MKWITRERPKIDRIACPWLIKNFVDADAEFIYVPFNEVLEKAKKLDAIPFDIPEVEFTHYNEECTFDYIIKKYQIADPAVLIMAKIVRGADTDRHDLAKEAAGLWAISAGLSYNITNDTELLETGLKLYDALYSWAKHLYKQNHLQNSPFENLLHEVYKKFLIEKKTTQKTPLWVKELKNIIQDQIDAQFTFDLKKISSDLELNPSYLSREFSKYFEDLNFGEYVRKLRIEKAINLIQNSNYTLTEIAYMTGFSDQSHFTRIFKLQTGKNPSSYRKNALKSNSDTKGK; this is translated from the coding sequence ATGAAATGGATCACACGCGAAAGACCTAAAATTGATCGAATAGCCTGTCCGTGGCTTATCAAAAACTTTGTCGACGCTGATGCAGAATTTATTTACGTTCCTTTTAATGAAGTTCTAGAGAAAGCAAAAAAGTTAGATGCAATTCCGTTTGATATTCCGGAAGTAGAATTTACACATTATAATGAAGAATGTACTTTTGACTACATTATAAAAAAATATCAAATTGCCGATCCGGCGGTTTTAATTATGGCAAAAATTGTTCGCGGCGCCGATACGGACCGCCACGATCTTGCCAAAGAAGCTGCCGGGCTCTGGGCAATTTCTGCCGGACTTTCGTATAATATTACAAACGATACCGAATTATTAGAAACCGGACTAAAACTTTATGATGCTTTGTACAGCTGGGCAAAACATTTGTATAAGCAAAATCATCTGCAAAACAGCCCGTTCGAAAATTTACTTCATGAAGTATATAAGAAGTTTTTAATCGAAAAGAAAACAACTCAAAAAACACCTTTATGGGTTAAAGAATTAAAAAACATAATTCAGGATCAAATTGATGCACAGTTTACTTTTGATTTAAAGAAAATTTCAAGTGATTTAGAGTTAAACCCTTCTTATTTATCAAGAGAGTTTTCTAAATATTTTGAAGATTTAAATTTTGGCGAATATGTGCGAAAACTGCGAATTGAAAAAGCAATCAATCTAATTCAAAATTCAAATTATACCTTAACCGAAATTGCGTACATGACAGGCTTTTCAGATCAAAGTCATTTTACCAGAATATTTAAGCTTCAAACAGGAAAAAACCCTTCTTCATATAGAAAAAATGCGCTGAAAAGTAATTCAGATACAAAAGGTAAATAG
- a CDS encoding ArsR/SmtB family transcription factor: protein MENIEIFKALSNKSRLQMLEWLKEPEINFPGQLEHGGFEHGVCVGQIQAKAGLTQSTVSEYLSILQRAGFIEAKRVGQWTYYKRNEGAFEALSKLIQSNL, encoded by the coding sequence ATGGAAAATATAGAAATTTTTAAGGCACTCTCTAACAAGTCCAGACTTCAAATGCTGGAATGGCTGAAGGAACCCGAAATAAACTTTCCCGGCCAGCTCGAACACGGCGGATTTGAACACGGAGTATGTGTGGGTCAAATTCAAGCTAAGGCAGGTTTGACACAATCTACAGTATCTGAATACTTGTCTATTTTACAACGCGCCGGTTTTATCGAAGCCAAACGTGTTGGACAATGGACTTATTATAAACGTAACGAAGGTGCCTTTGAAGCACTCAGTAAATTAATTCAATCTAATTTGTAA
- a CDS encoding acyltransferase family protein, translating to MSSVSVDIQPKNHYEILDGLRGVAAVLVVIFHIFEAFNEGSRFKQIMNHGYLAVDFFFLLSGFVVAYAYDDRWSKLTQWEFYKRRLIRLQPMVIMGMIIGAIFYYFQESSVFPQIATMPVWKLLLTMVIGFTLLPIPPSMEIRGWGEMHPLNGPAWSLFFEYIANILYALIFRKFSNKVLSVFVLIFAGLLINYTVFGPKGDVIGGWSLNLEQMNVGFTRLLYPFFAGVLLSRLGKLIHIKGAFWICSIMIVVIFWMPRFGDENTLWMNGLYESFSIIFLFPLIVAIGAGGEIKNPISLKICKALGDISYPIYIIHYPLIYWYMGWVIENKVPLKDGYLLGIGVLFASITIAYLCLKLYDEPVRNWLQNKFQKRRS from the coding sequence ATGAGTTCAGTTTCAGTTGACATTCAACCAAAAAATCACTATGAAATTTTAGATGGACTTCGAGGAGTTGCCGCTGTATTGGTTGTAATTTTCCACATTTTCGAAGCTTTTAATGAAGGAAGCCGTTTTAAACAAATTATGAATCACGGTTATCTTGCCGTAGACTTCTTTTTTCTTCTCTCCGGATTTGTTGTAGCATACGCCTATGATGACCGCTGGAGTAAGTTAACCCAATGGGAGTTTTACAAACGACGCTTAATCCGCTTACAGCCCATGGTAATTATGGGAATGATAATTGGAGCCATTTTTTATTATTTTCAAGAATCAAGTGTTTTTCCGCAAATAGCAACAATGCCCGTTTGGAAGTTATTATTAACAATGGTAATTGGTTTTACACTGCTTCCAATTCCGCCGTCAATGGAAATTAGAGGCTGGGGAGAAATGCATCCTTTAAATGGTCCGGCATGGTCACTTTTTTTTGAATATATTGCTAACATCTTGTACGCCCTAATTTTTCGCAAATTTTCAAATAAAGTACTATCAGTATTCGTATTGATATTTGCCGGACTTTTAATAAACTATACTGTATTTGGGCCAAAAGGAGATGTAATTGGCGGATGGTCGTTAAATCTGGAACAAATGAATGTGGGTTTCACTCGTTTATTATATCCATTTTTTGCTGGGGTTCTGCTTTCTCGTTTAGGAAAACTAATTCATATTAAAGGTGCTTTCTGGATTTGCAGTATTATGATTGTAGTTATATTCTGGATGCCAAGATTTGGTGATGAAAATACTTTATGGATGAACGGTTTATATGAATCTTTTAGTATTATTTTTTTATTCCCGTTAATTGTTGCCATTGGTGCAGGAGGCGAAATTAAAAATCCAATTTCACTTAAAATATGTAAAGCCTTAGGAGATATTTCATATCCTATTTACATAATACATTATCCATTAATTTATTGGTATATGGGCTGGGTTATTGAAAATAAAGTTCCATTAAAAGACGGTTATCTATTAGGAATCGGTGTTTTATTTGCCAGCATAACTATTGCCTATCTATGTTTAAAATTATATGATGAACCGGTTCGTAACTGGCTTCAGAATAAATTTCAAAAAAGAAGGAGTTAA